The genomic window TAGATGATAAGTTAAAAGTTTGGAATAAGTCCGAATTTTTTAGATGACAAGTTAAAAGTTTGAGATAATGAGCCAGAATTCGGAGACAATTATAGACTTTTGAGATAATAAtcagaatttttaaatgatcagaCAAATTTTTGGAGATAATAAGCCAGAATGCTGAGATAAGTCAGAATTTTTAGGTGATAAGTTCAAATTTTGAGATAATAAGCCAGAATTTGAGCTTATTTGAGATAATAAGCCAGACAATTATAGAATTTTGAGATCAGAATCagaaattttaaatgataaaacaaaaaaatttgagATAATAAGCCAGAATGTTGAGATAAGTCCGAATTTTTAGATGATTAAAAGTTCAAATGTTGAGATAATAAGTCAGAATTCTGAGATAAGTTCAAATTTCGAGATAATAAGTCAACATTTTGAGATGAGTCTGAATTCTGAAATAATAAGTTCAAAACTTGAGATAAGCCagaattttacatttcatgttcagatacctacagtggtgcttgaaagtttgtgaaccctttcgaatttCCGATATATCTGcgtaaatgtgacctaaaacatcatcggattttcacccaagtcctaaaagtagataaagagaacccgattaaacaaatgaggcaaaaatattatactcagtcatttatttattgaggaaaatggtccaatattacatatttgtgagcAGCACAAGTATGCGAACCTCTAGGAtcagcagtttaatttgaaggtgaaattagagtcatggtgttttaaatcaatgggatgacaatcaggtgtgagcaagtgagcgccctgttttatttaaagaacttGGATCTACATGTATcgaagtctgatcttcacaacacgtgtgtATGTTCAGCCGCAGTTACTGCcgcacaccagatactgaaaagaAAGGTTTGCATACGTTTGCCAACAttatcctcaataaataaacgaccaagtataataattttgtctcatttgtttaattgggaagttttttttttttttatctacgtttatgactcgtgtgaaaatctgatgatgtttcacgtcatatttgtgcagaaatgtagaaaaacctgaggggttcacaaactttcgagcACAACTGCATTGTAAGGTAAATCATGTTAAACTGATACGTATTCAACATGACAAGTTAAATGCAACTACAAATGGATGAAAAGTAtaacgtgtcattctttaataataaaatataatgttgtCGTCACTGGGAACGCGCTGTGATATAACGAGGGCGtgctggtataggaaaatattcagtaacagtaactccacgtCGCATCTTATGAACAGTATAtaattatttgacattttcttatCAGTGCATAAAGTCATAATCTACCTGGTTAGCAGAAGCCCAGAAGCTGAAGATGAGGAGAAACTGAGCAGCAGCCAAAGCTACTATCAGATTTTTATGCACTGTAGTGCGGTCAGATTTAGGGACACTAGAGGGAGACACAGAGCaggaaatacacacatacacacccagaGGGCGTAAAAGACATTCAGCATTCAATACTTTTTGCATGGAAACACATGGTCTAATGAATGTATATACAAAGTAAAGCAACCTAATAAAGTATCTGTTGAACATACGAGTGTATaatgaaatacacacactcGCTGCGTCTCACCTCACGGCAATGAAGAGGATGAAGGTGAAAATCAGTCCACACAGAGACACTCCACAGCCGACGAAGCTCAGAATCTGTAAACCTCTTTCCTCTTCTGGGGAACGCTGCAGAtcgtacacacgtacacacacacacacacgcacacacacacatagttatACGCACTGCTTTGTGTATCATCGTGAAGCAAATAGTATCCTTACGAACTTTTAACGCAGCGCTTTAGTGTGTTTAAGTACGCAGgggcacacactctctctcccctgtcaatcacagtgacactagccaatcgtgggtctgcgagctcatgtatgtggaagagggcagatagcgctccgagtgtgttacgctgccgtGTGACGTTTGAGGCTGACTTCACCGGTGCAATCTGCATTGGTGTGCTTCATCAAGCCATACCTGAACCTCATAAATCTGCATGAGCAAGGCGAAGTTGGTGGTGTGGTTACAGTAACAGGAAGTCATGTCTTCTTGTGAGGAAATGACCTCACAGCCATCAGTCGACCATCCTCCTTTATCCACTGCCCTGAggacacaataaaataaaaaaaacaaaaaaaaaacatgcatgtcaGAAAATTGCTCCATGGACAGAATCATTAATATGCCAATACACACGCACTCACAGGAGCTCGAAATCCCAAAAGGCACAGATCGGCTTACGGACGATCCCCGAAGTGCTCTAAAGAAATATGAGCGAGATTTGTTAAGCTGTGATGCCGCTGTCTTAACcgattcataaataaatacaatctcGGTTTCGACTATAAAGGTTACCTGAGTGTGATGGCGGAGCGTGTACTGCACACCCAGACTGACGAACTTGCCATCAGCCATCACTGTGCTAGAAATGAGCGACGAGCCCAGGACTGTCCCCTTATATctgacacatacacatacacattacaaaCGTCACAACTTGTCTAATTAGCATAAGCTGATTAGCCTTACTGTtattaagtaaagaataaaacacttgaggatGTGATGtcataggaaaagaatcaagtGGAGTTATTGTAACTACGACTAAGTCTATTATTTACCATTAACATAATgttttgagtgttttattccacttataccacagagtGGAATATACCCAAGAGTGACACATGGTATTTTTGGTACATGTtgctgagaaaccagaaaacatAAAGCCCTGTTCAAAgctctgacgctggagacttcttcccaaaaaatcctaaatgtcacatctttacagaaagcttcaccatgtTAACACTTATACGTCTTTCTTGTTTATTCGTTGAGTATAAGTCTTTGATTACGTAGCGTATACTACATACATACCTGTCCCTGTgaacaagctgttactatagaaacgataacgtgttagaacgagcgcattaataatAAACCTATGCACATTCATCAAcatattctgaccaatcagaatacggaattcagcagcgctgtggtgtaaagttAGCTGAACGAGACTTACTTGAAAGAGGCGTCAGTGCTGGTCGGGATGAGCGTGATGTTCTCCTGGCCATTCAAAAGCGGCCTCAAGGGGCCGTACCACGCGTTTAACAGAGTCACTTTCCCGAAACCTGAACGCGTACGAACACACATGTTTGGCTACgctcactttgtgcactgtGAAATGAACACTCATTTATTATGCAATTTTACATTAATACAGAGAGAGCTGTAGGACGTGTTCATGCACCCTCATTGTGGAGCTCCTGTATGCTTTGAGGTGGAACAGAGATGCAGTCCAGACCCGTGGGACCGGCTGTGCCGAAACCGCAGAACTCTGATCCATGAGAACTCTCAGACACATTCTTCTGTTTGACCTGCAGTCCTGAATTGGATTTGGATATGGTCATGGACACTGATATAATGGGAAGACGTACTACAGATATTAAACATGAGTAAGTGTGAAAATGAAGGGGAATGTTGAGGGACGTACTGATATTGCTGCTGTTTATCTGCACATGGTCGGTGTCCCCCAGGAGCAGCGGGCTGAGGTTAGACGCCATGCTGTCGATGGTCTGCACCACAACCATTGGTCCACTAACAACCTAAACACAAAGACATGCGTTTAACACTTTTAGGTAGAAACTCTCCAAGCAATCATTGTGTCTATGGCTGTACTCTTTAATAACGTGCACTTCCATGGTTTTACCTCTCTGATGGTCTCCCATTTGTCCATGATCTCCTCACTCATGAGCGTATCCGCCAGACTGATGATGCTGCGGCTGAGGGTGTGTGCCTTCGCATGGCTCTGGCCACCTGTGGTTGGCAGCTCGGCAACACGAGACAGCATCCCAAGCAGAGAGGGAACATCCCTGATTTCAAGCTGGCCCTGGGACTCGCGCAAGTAATACTCTGAGATATTAACCAGATGAGAGACTCCAGCCCAGGAGTTGTCTGCATCGGGCATACCAAGGATATCTGTGGTGGTCTGAGACACAAAAAGATTTGCACACTGAGACTTGGGACTGAGATCATGTTTTGAAGCAAGTGAACCTGCAAATGCTGTCTGTATTCTGATGGAGCAATATGGAGAAATTAGATTGGCATCATCTTCTAGAACTTGGTCGTGCAGCAGGTAggagctccagggttcctggtcAGGATCCTGAGCTCACCTTACTGTCTAGGCAGAGTTTCTCTCCGTGTTCTTCCCACGTCTGTGtaggtttccttcaggttctctggttttctcccacttcCAAAAAACATATCTTTGGCTACATGACATTGTCCCTTAGTGTGAATgactgtatgagtgtgtgtgtgcatggtgcactTTGATAGACTGGGTAAATGTCCACCTCACAttcaggataggctccagatccaccatgacccttaGCAGGTTAAAGAAAGTACGGAAGATAAAAGGGACAAAGAAAGGAAAGTGGCCACTCTGACCGGTCACTAAATTCCTGGAAGGAATGTGTGTCATTTTTCtggaattcattcattttttcttaTGGATTGCATGTCCCCATACCTggaaagaagtttgtttatccatcaatccatccatacatctatctatccacacagccatctatctatctatctaataagCAGAATGCTTACCACGCCATGTTTCATGAGGTTTTGCATGAAGGGACTCGGGTGCAAAATCAACGATTTCTCCAGCTCTTTCTTCTTCAGATAGCGGTCTGAAGGACATACAAACATATAGATGTACATCACACATGCAGGTAATTTCATGCTAAATGGATCCAACCACATCCGTAAACAGAGAGTATACAAACCTCTGCTGATTTTGCAGATGAAGGGATAAGTGTTTGAGCAAGGTGTCAGGCTGTATTTTGGTCCACCTTGACTAAAGTCACTCAGAACTTGGCAGGAATCCTGTTCTTTATGTTTCTGCTGCAGCAAACctggagatttttttaaaaagatctgTTTTCTCCTCATTCGTCCACACTCTTACCAAATAACCTACTTCTCATGGGGGGGTTAAATTACATCTTTTGTAACATATTGGCACATGAGCTATGCTAATACTTCCAGCTTGAATATTTGCACTTGTACCAGAGCAACAGTATTGAGATTGAGGTATTATTATACTCACCGGGGCATTTCACCATTTCTGCTATCTCCTTCACAACAGTGTGGAGAGTTAAATTGCGCTCCTGCCAGCTGAAAAACAGCATCGGATCTGAGGTAGGTGAACAGGTGAAAAGCGTCTGAATCTGTTCCTTGGCCAGGCGTGAATTCCAAATGTTTAGATCCGTCATGTTCCCCAAAAATGGCTCTGTGAAATTCCCCCCAAAAGAATCCTGGTCCTGTCCCAGAATAAATATCCCATTCCCGTAGATATCCCGGGACGAGCCTTTCCTCGAGGCTGAGTCGCGTTTTTCGCCGTCCACATAGATATCCCAAAGTCCATCACTTCCCTGCCAGGTAACGCAAATATGGTGCCAGTCACCTTTGTTGGGAAACCAAGCTTTGTAAGAATGGTGCTTTCCGTGGATGATGAGGGCTAGCAGGACCTGGTGCTTGGGCTTGTCTAAACGTCCGCGGAGCTGGAATTCGTTCGTCAAGGTGGGTGCGGCGTATGAGAACAGAGTGGACACGTCTTCATGGTGTAGGGCAAACTGTGCACGTAAGCATACGCTCACAGCGGACAGTGGTGGGAATGATGCCTCCACTCGTGCGTACCCATCTTTAGAGTTGCCAGAGAAGGACAATCCTGAGAAGAAAACATCTGCCACAGaaataaaagggggggggatGCAATTTATCAACTAGTGATGCATTGATATCAATACTGCTCATTTACTCCCATACCAATATCCAGTGCCACATGATACTATGTGACATAAgcctagctagctaatgcatttcatttcaaatgaacTTGCTAACGTTGTATAGAACAAGCTTAGTAGCATAAGTGTATTAATACTGCTCAGCGCTTCATAGTCAACAATCCACCATCCTTTCCCGTTTGAAACCTAGACCTCCTCAGGAGACTTACTCTGCTTGGAAAGACTCTGTGAGGATGTAGGGTTGCGTTTGCTGCTGTCTCTGACCCAGACGGGGCGTTGCGTCCCGGCCAGAACCTTCCTCATGCCCTCTTCATCCCCATGCTGACCCTGAACTGTGAGGGAGCTGAAGTGGCTCTGGCAGAAGTGGAAAGCCTGGACGTAGCTGCAGGACGCATTCACCAGCTGGAACACGGTCTCTGGGGTCTCGAGCAAACGGCTGGTCAGGGCCACAGAATCTACCACAGGAGAAAGTTATGTTGGATTTCTTGTACACTGTTTTTCAAGAACACGAGAATGATACCACCAGGATCACATATTCATAATCGTTTCTGATGGGAACAGTAAAAATTGAAATGTATCCCAGAATGTCCTACAGTCATCCAATTATGGTCCaattatgtacattatattTCACATGCACGCTAAAGAAACAAAAGGCCAACCCTTGAGGACACCACTCCCATGTCAAGCATTGTACCAACAATGCTTCAGTTTAGTACCTTGCTCTTCCTGAGTAGCTCCAATTAGAGATGCCATTCTGAGACCTTCAATGAGATCCATCAAATTTGATGAATTCGGGTTGAAAAACAAAAGGATTTCGTAAAACTCACCTACAATACACCTCTCTGACACCTCGTCTTGGGACGACTCTGTTGATATAATTTCAGTGCTGGAAGTGTCTACTGTCTTCGATGCAAAACCTTCAGAAAACTAGCATGAACATGGAAAGAGAACATACAGAACGAagaccttttttgttgttgttgtatattTGAATTATACACACGTCGCGTTAAATCAAATGAATTATTTCCGCCAAGTTTGTTTTCCCTTTGTTTTGAACTTGCAATGGGTAAGATTCGCCTTTAAAAACACTTGATTAAAAAATTACGGGCTACCTTTttgagagtgaaaaaaaaaaatcagaacccTAAGTACAAATAACTAAATCTCAGAAATGcagattttatgtaaatgaggTTAAAGGTGAAGTATCTGGCATCCCCAGACAAAAGTAGACGTATTCAGAGTGCTCAATCAAATAAAGATAGCGAGGTTTATTTTTTCCAGTGAAGTTAAACTCTTGATGCCCGGCGTAACTACTGTATTAGGTAATGTGCAGGCTAGTTAGGCTACGCTAAGGCTAGCTTGCTGGCAATCATTAGCTAGCAACTAAGATATTTCCTAAATTCTTTATCTTATGTTTTTGAGTCCAGCTACCTCCCCTCCACATCTTC from Ictalurus furcatus strain D&B chromosome 5, Billie_1.0, whole genome shotgun sequence includes these protein-coding regions:
- the adgrd2 gene encoding adhesion G-protein coupled receptor D2; the protein is MCDKRHKEASYYEGEKRHRNSHRPRKSHGKMSSVLLMVILSMFSEGFASKTVDTSSTEIISTESSQDEVSERCIVDSVALTSRLLETPETVFQLVNASCSYVQAFHFCQSHFSSLTVQGQHGDEEGMRKVLAGTQRPVWVRDSSKRNPTSSQSLSKQNVFFSGLSFSGNSKDGYARVEASFPPLSAVSVCLRAQFALHHEDVSTLFSYAAPTLTNEFQLRGRLDKPKHQVLLALIIHGKHHSYKAWFPNKGDWHHICVTWQGSDGLWDIYVDGEKRDSASRKGSSRDIYGNGIFILGQDQDSFGGNFTEPFLGNMTDLNIWNSRLAKEQIQTLFTCSPTSDPMLFFSWQERNLTLHTVVKEIAEMVKCPGLLQQKHKEQDSCQVLSDFSQGGPKYSLTPCSNTYPFICKISRDRYLKKKELEKSLILHPSPFMQNLMKHGVTTTDILGMPDADNSWAGVSHLVNISEYYLRESQGQLEIRDVPSLLGMLSRVAELPTTGGQSHAKAHTLSRSIISLADTLMSEEIMDKWETIREVVSGPMVVVQTIDSMASNLSPLLLGDTDHVQINSSNIRLQVKQKNVSESSHGSEFCGFGTAGPTGLDCISVPPQSIQELHNEGFGKVTLLNAWYGPLRPLLNGQENITLIPTSTDASFKYKGTVLGSSLISSTVMADGKFVSLGVQYTLRHHTQSTSGIVRKPICAFWDFELLAVDKGGWSTDGCEVISSQEDMTSCYCNHTTNFALLMQIYEVQRSPEEERGLQILSFVGCGVSLCGLIFTFILFIAVSVPKSDRTTVHKNLIVALAAAQFLLIFSFWASANQELCLLVTALLHLFFLASFCWMLVEGLLLWSKVVSVNISEDRRMRFYYALGWGLPVVIVSVTLTVSLKKYKAEQHCWLDTESDIIWAFVGPVLFVLTVNTVVLCRVVMVTISSARRRAKMLAPSSASKSKPLDLTWAATRPVLILMPVLGLTWLCGVLVHLSVVLAYLFVALNAFQGLYIFLVYAVYNSEVQNAIKRIQEKRKALSFTNCSQPISFLPSQRTPGASWVDCLPTPSSPENSSSSQMTNSTASSLVIKNESFGNDKLVSFSVKPTVENPVVQLMAFKPSA